GATGGATTTGGAGAAAATACAGTAGTTTTACCAGCAGGGATTTATATATTTTTTATAGAGATATTTAACCTCAAAGGTCAGGTGAAACGCTGGAAACACGCCCTGGTCATGGCACGAAAGTTGAATTAATGGGGCCCCCTGCTAACGGCTTTTTTCTAGTGAAAATTTGTCAGCGGGCAATCTATTATAATTATTTATATTTGCGCTTCCTAAAAATTTGAACATGCAGTACAGAGAAATTGTTGCAGTAACCGGATTGGGCGGTTTGTTTCAGTTAATTGCCAGCAAACAAGATGGCGCTATCGTTAGGTCACTGGAAGATAAAAGTACAAGGTTTGTATCTTCCCGCGTGCATAATTTTACTCCACTGGAAAGTATAGAAGTATTCACCACCGGCGAAAACGTAAACCTGGCTGAAGTATTCAAAGCCATGGACGAAAAAGCGGCTGCTTTTCCTTTGGCTGATGGTAAAGCAGATAATAAGGCTATTAAAACTTATTTCCAGAGCGTATTCCCTGAATTCGATGAAGAAAGGGTATACGTGAGTGATATGAAGAAAATGGTGAAATGGTTTGGTATCCTTAAAGCAAATGATTTGCTGAAATTTGAGGAAATCCTGGCTGACGGTGAAGAGGAAGTGGAAGAAGAAAATGCTGCTCCGGCTGCTGCCAAAAAGGCAAAAGCTGAACCGGCTGTAACCACCGATGCAGATGCCGGCGATGAAAAGGCTAAAAAGCCCCGCGCTAAAAAAGCTACCAAAGAAGAAGGCGAAGAAGGTGCAGAAGAAAAAGCACCCAAAAAAGCAAAAGCTAAAAAAGAAGGTGAACCTACTGCTGAAGGCGAAGAACCTAAGAAAGTAGCGAAACCCCGCAAGAAAAAAACAGAAGAATAATTTACGATTTTTGATTTTGAGATTTATCGTGCAGCGAATACCAACATTTATTATTCAATGTTAATCTTCGCTACACAGTAAATAAAAAAATCTCAAAATAAAAAAATCCCAAAATATTTCAGGCTTCTATGTTACCGGTATTTCCTGTAGCATAGAAGCCTGAATCATTTAGGAATTTATTGATTGTTACCCGGGAAAGAGCAATTTCTGCGGAGAAAGCTGCTGTTAAAAGCACAAAAATCACTAAATTCCGAAATCCGAAAATTCGAAAATAAATTGACTATGAATGCAGATATAAAGAAACTTCCGCGCCACTTTTTGCCGGAGACGTTCAAAGTAACAACCTGGGAAACCCTGCTACCCTACTTCGAAGCATTGCAGGAACGGAGTATCAGTAATGTAGCTGACCTGGAGCAATGGTTGAAAGATATGAGTGAGCTGGAAGCCGTGATCAGCGAAGATGCTTGCTGGCGCCAGATCCGCATGACATGCGATACCACCAGCAAAGAACTGGAAGAAGCTTTCACTTACTTCTGTATGGAGATACAGCCCAAACTGCAACCCTATGCCGATGCGCTCAATAAAAAATTGCTGGAAACACCGTTTGTAAAAGGACTGGATCAGGATCTCTATAAAACATATCTCCGCAATGTAGAAAAACAGGTGAAACTGTTCCGGGAAGAGAATATTCCTATTCAGGCTGAGTTGAGTGTAATGGCACAGCAATACGGTGTGATAGCTGGCAAGATGACGATCACTGTTAACGGACAGGAATATACGTTGCAGCAGGCTGCCAAGTTCCTGGAAAACAGTGACCGTGCGCTGAGAGAAGAAGTGTTTACCAAAACAGCTGCCCGCAGATTACAGGACAGGGCTGCATTGGATCAGCTATATACCGGCCTCGTTCAGAAACGCGACCAGGTAGCAAAGAATGCCGGATTCGCCAATTACCGCGACTATAAATTCGTGGAACTGGGCCGCTTTGATTATACCAAAGAAGACAGCTTCCAGTTTCACGACGCCATCAAAGCGCATATCGTACCACTGGTACAACAGATCCTGGAAAAACAAAAAGAAAAACTACAGCTGGATACATTAAAGCCCTGGGATACAGAAGCAGAACCTGTAGGTGTGAAGCCACTCGAGCCATTCCAGACAGGTGAGGAACTGGTTACAAAAGCCATCGCCACTTTTGATGAACTGGGCCCCTTCTTTGGCAACTGTTTACGGGTAATGAAACAAATGGGCCGGCTGGACCTGGAAAGCCGTATTGGCAAGGCGCCGGGCGGTTATAACTGTCCGCTGTCTGAAACCGGTGTGCCGTTTATCTTTATGAA
The Chitinophaga sp. MM2321 DNA segment above includes these coding regions:
- a CDS encoding DUF5606 domain-containing protein translates to MQYREIVAVTGLGGLFQLIASKQDGAIVRSLEDKSTRFVSSRVHNFTPLESIEVFTTGENVNLAEVFKAMDEKAAAFPLADGKADNKAIKTYFQSVFPEFDEERVYVSDMKKMVKWFGILKANDLLKFEEILADGEEEVEEENAAPAAAKKAKAEPAVTTDADAGDEKAKKPRAKKATKEEGEEGAEEKAPKKAKAKKEGEPTAEGEEPKKVAKPRKKKTEE
- a CDS encoding M3 family oligoendopeptidase, which translates into the protein MNADIKKLPRHFLPETFKVTTWETLLPYFEALQERSISNVADLEQWLKDMSELEAVISEDACWRQIRMTCDTTSKELEEAFTYFCMEIQPKLQPYADALNKKLLETPFVKGLDQDLYKTYLRNVEKQVKLFREENIPIQAELSVMAQQYGVIAGKMTITVNGQEYTLQQAAKFLENSDRALREEVFTKTAARRLQDRAALDQLYTGLVQKRDQVAKNAGFANYRDYKFVELGRFDYTKEDSFQFHDAIKAHIVPLVQQILEKQKEKLQLDTLKPWDTEAEPVGVKPLEPFQTGEELVTKAIATFDELGPFFGNCLRVMKQMGRLDLESRIGKAPGGYNCPLSETGVPFIFMNAAGQMKDLTTMVHEGGHAVHSFLSHNLPLSAFKEYPMEIAEVASMSMELFTMDHWSIFFDDAAQLRRARLQQLERAITIFPWIATIDKFQHWIYEHPQHTTEERTAKWLEILQEFSPAVVDWTGHEDYRAITWQKQLHLFEVPFYYIEYGIAQLGAIAMWKQYKENKTQALNNYVQALSLGNTKTLPELYKAAGIRFDFSPAYVKELADFVKSEIEKI